The nucleotide window TTTTAAATTAacaccattcacgatttgtcgtcattcgtcattcacgattattgTACGTTGCGTCACAAACACAACTCCGCCGTCCACTCATAAGGATTGGTGACTGAATACATAGCCGATGATTGAATGTTATTAATCATATCTCATCGATGGTACACAACACGACGACGATACGGCCAACAATCATACTCCACGCCGTGAGCGATCGCTAGGTCAAGTCGTAACCACCGTCCGTCCCAGGATGCACAATGGCAGACCATCGCGGCTTCTCGTGGCCTGTATGTAAGCTGTCGATCCTTGTTTCTTTCCCCACACTAACTCCATTCGgtccttgctgctgcttttcATAAGTTGCGTCGAAAGCAGCATCACCTTTACCGCCCTCCTCCTTCCCATCCATGTAGCTTGCTTCGtgatcttgagcttctagagcatctcgactgccatcatcgcctCCATCGAGCTCTGTGTCCTGTAGTATTCCTCCCATCGCACGTTGCCGGGACCACAGATCTTCGGCCACATCCAGGCTTCGACACTTTGCAATGTTGCcaagcatctgcatctcgcggcgtcgatgcagctgTCTGCCAAGGCTCTGCGTTAAGAATgtctcgagcgtctgcaGAGACCAGTCTGTGGGTACTAGCTCAAGCACCTCGCGATTATCCAGGTGTAGTGCCTGCGTATTCAGCAAGTGTGCTGTCGCAATCCGAAACTTTTCTTCGGCGCCGTTCACCATGTAGACCGAAAGCAGTTGCTTCAGCAGCtcctgcttgcgctgctcggcCGATAGCTCGCGCTGTGCTGTTGCCTTAGCGTGTGCTTTGACGCGCTGTCCATAGGAAACGCGCAGCATGCTCGCGAAAGGCTGCAGAGCTGCATGGTCTTtggcgatcgaggcggCCAGCATCGGTGACAGCACCTCGCCATCCTGTGAACAATAGGCTTCCGCACTGTTGGCGTCCCTGAGCTTGACGGCGAGCAACGAGAGCGCATCTGAATCGCGACCCAGCTTCCCCAGGATGATGGCCTTCTCATATACTAGCGACTCGAGCGGCGCGATTGCCGTCAGCAGCGACTGGTAGTCGAGCACCATAGAGCCCTGCAGAAGCATCGCCAACTTGAGTCGATCCATTTCTCTAGGCGAGCTTTCGCTTGCCAACGCAAGATGTGCAAAGAAGGACTCGGCGTACGACCCCTGTGCGTAGTCTCGCGCCACTCCATCCATCTTTCGGCGATAATCGTCATTCCTCAGATGCTTTGCAACGCGTTCAAGCAACGCTGCAGCTAGCTCGCGATGCATCTGTTCGTCCTGCACCTTGTTCGTCGATAGCGCCACTGCCTCGAGATACTTGGTGGCCGCGTCGGCATCGATTTCCCGTAGCTCCTCGATGATCGCTTTCTGTGCTTGGATCGATTCCAATTCTTGTGCTTTGCTCCGCGCCTTCGACTTTTGCATAGGCTCTTCGCCAGCCTTTGCTGTCTGTCTTGTAAGAATGTCAATACCGGCTTCCGGGTCCTTTCGCACGAGCCAGCGTCCGTACGTGGAAAGCAAATTGGCATCGGTTtgcttcttgagcagacCCGCTACTTTCgacagcgctgctgcgccatCGACTGTGGTCTGGAAGCTGTCGACGATTTCACCATCCATCAGCGCAGTCCAAGTCTTGAGCGCCCGCTCGACATCCCCTGCCTGCTCGTAATGATGCGCGAGTAGATGAAAGAAACGCTTCTCCTTGAGTACCGTTTCCACCTGCGATGGCTCACAGGCATGCTTGGACGACAAAAAGGCTGTCATCTCGTCCTGTACCGCCGCACCGTCCTGCTCCGATACTCCGCGTTCCTCAGCGATCAGCGTCAGGTATGCGACATCCACGCATGCATTGACGTTGTTCAACATCAGCTCGTCCATGAAGGTTCCGGCCCAGACAGGCGCTCTGGTGGTATCCTGGCTGgcgacagcagcggcaCAATCAGTCCGCCATGCCTTTAACAATGCGCGCAACATCTTTTCAGCAGCTCGTAGAAGCTGCTTTTCGAGTTGGATGAGCGCCTTGTCTGTCGTGACATCCAAGGGTGGGCAGTAATTTAGCGTGAGATTCGAAGCTACCAGTCCTTCTATGCTTTGTAACCGATCCGAGGCGCTGCTTTTGAGCTTTGCCAGGCTAGAGAGCACAATGTGTGGCATGATGGCTTCCTCTGCCGTGTGCTTTACTTGTTGCAGGGAAGGAAATAGCGCGAGAAAAATGCGCGGGTCCAACTTGGCATGTCGCAATACCTCGCCCGCTGCGCCAAAGTCTGTCCGATGCAATAGCTCGATGCCTAGCAACGCGTGTGCGGTTGATGACTCGAGCGAAGCATACCAGGCCTCGTCGCGCTCTTGAACAGGATTGCTAGTGGATCTAGAAAAAGCCAAGCTGTTCCGTAAACTACGCAATCGACCTCGATGCAGCTGTTCAGTTGTCCAGCTGAGCATAGGATCTTGTTGTATCGAAGACGTCGAATTCTTGCCGCAAAGAAGAACCTGACGCTTCGATGAAGGTGAGACCTTGTGCTCTGAAGCGCTGCGCAGCACTGGCGTCTCTGCACTGGACAGTCGGTTGAGCGATACTTTGACAATGTCAAGGTCATCATGAGGCTCGGCAGCTGTTCTGGGCCTGTGCGAGCCGTTCGGCTGTGATGCAGACATTAGCTCTGGGACGGATTGCAGGAATCGAGGGTCCATGCCAGGTGGCAGTTGCAGCACCTGAACCCTATCGACCGAATCGTGACCAAGGGTGTGGACCTCAACAGTGTCATTGCGAAGCAGCGAGACGAGATTTTTACCGTCAAAAGTGACTGAACGAGGATGAGAGGGCCACTCTAGCAGCTTTGGTGCTGGCTCCCCGGAAGGCATGACGAAGACGCCCAACGTGATGGAGCCTGTGTGTGACGTGACGAGAAACTCGCACTTGGCATCGGACGCTGATGAAGAAGCT belongs to Mycosarcoma maydis chromosome 3, whole genome shotgun sequence and includes:
- a CDS encoding uncharacterized protein (related to TGF beta receptor associated protein-1) gives rise to the protein MGSQEPVPPYSLTPLLFPTLPIKDLTDHTNPASPAALQQNSQRAIRCSESDGSFLYIGASDGLVHSYRIQLRTSPRASSSKASLSTTVSYSLEFSRSISNHAKPIEKIVLLRPFNAAAVLCEGVVSFFLLPDWSPVRSLPSNRAVSTVILDDEEVQHGAGTDAAGMISICLVRRKNIILAKIGADGRSDLLWATVKDIPLPGGAIFARRFADTLCIANATEYSLVNLSSGHVTPLQLPISQTGESPSAQVRPSIVAVPIQPATTKDVTVSQASSSASDAKCEFLVTSHTGSITLGVFVMPSGEPAPKLLEWPSHPRSVTFDGKNLVSLLRNDTVEVHTLGHDSVDRVQVLQLPPGMDPRFLQSVPELMSASQPNGSHRPRTAAEPHDDLDIVKVSLNRLSSAETPVLRSASEHKVSPSSKRQVLLCGKNSTSSIQQDPMLSWTTEQLHRGRLRSLRNSLAFSRSTSNPVQERDEAWYASLESSTAHALLGIELLHRTDFGAAGEVLRHAKLDPRIFLALFPSLQQVKHTAEEAIMPHIVLSSLAKLKSSASDRLQSIEGLVASNLTLNYCPPLDVTTDKALIQLEKQLLRAAEKMLRALLKAWRTDCAAAVASQDTTRAPVWAGTFMDELMLNNVNACVDVAYLTLIAEERGVSEQDGAAVQDEMTAFLSSKHACEPSQVETVLKEKRFFHLLAHHYEQAGDVERALKTWTALMDGEIVDSFQTTVDGAAALSKVAGLLKKQTDANLLSTYGRWLVRKDPEAGIDILTRQTAKAGEEPMQKSKARSKAQELESIQAQKAIIEELREIDADAATKYLEAVALSTNKVQDEQMHRELAAALLERVAKHLRNDDYRRKMDGVARDYAQGSYAESFFAHLALASESSPREMDRLKLAMLLQGSMVLDYQSLLTAIAPLESLVYEKAIILGKLGRDSDALSLLAVKLRDANSAEAYCSQDGEVLSPMLAASIAKDHAALQPFASMLRVSYGQRVKAHAKATAQRELSAEQRKQELLKQLLSVYMVNGAEEKFRIATAHLLNTQALHLDNREVLELVPTDWSLQTLETFLTQSLGRQLHRRREMQMLGNIAKCRSLDVAEDLWSRQRAMGGILQDTELDGGDDGSRDALEAQDHEASYMDGKEEGGKGDAAFDATYEKQQQGPNGVSVGKETRIDSLHTGHEKPRWSAIVHPGTDGGYDLT